A section of the Citrus sinensis cultivar Valencia sweet orange chromosome 8, DVS_A1.0, whole genome shotgun sequence genome encodes:
- the LOC102624896 gene encoding LOW QUALITY PROTEIN: protein phosphatase 1 regulatory subunit SDS22-like (The sequence of the model RefSeq protein was modified relative to this genomic sequence to represent the inferred CDS: substituted 1 base at 1 genomic stop codon): MTRLSTEQILKDNKTGDPNSIKSLTLTHKALSDVSCLTDFNNLERLDLSSNNLTSLEGLRHCVNLKWLSVVQNKLQSLKGIEGLSKLTVLNAGKNKLRSMDEVMSVVSLRALILNDNEIVSICKLDQMKELNTLVLSRNPIRKIGDSLLNMKAITKLSLSNCQVQIIGSSLKSCTELKELXLAHNDIKTLPAELAFNKKLQNLDLGKNLITRWSELKVLQSLVSLNNLNLQGNPVAEYDKLAKKVKNLLPNLHIFNARPIDRITKNEKDNIVDKVNDSSNNADDTIKVHMEKKRDGTRETNDKPSNKEIQWRKSDSAAGKKLKKKSKEQERELDAINDAMNSGGIVPGRNKDGDLNSSRDVDMEKDLKRKRKKTSENLSNKDIQVDDDDNIFKKKQKKQSKEKQGELDIIDNREAAFTELFSANIAGNPEFDGDNMVNEASKFNSVDGLVTSSAKKKKSKNRGMGLTVQLSQEPEVGLGGPSTWGDE, from the exons ATGACACGACTGAGCACCGAGCAAATTTTGAAGGACAACAAGACTGGCGATCCCAATTCCATAAAATCTCTGACTCTCACTCACAAAGCTCTCTCCGACGTCTCTTGCTTGACCGATTTCAACAACTTAGAGAGACTCGACCTTAGCTCCAACAACCTCACTTCTCTTGAG ggGTTGAGGCATTGCGTGAATTTGAAGTGGCTATCAGTTGTGCAAAACAAATTGCAAAGCTTAAAAGGAATCGAAGGACTCTCTAAGCTCACT GTGTTGAATGCGGGGAAAAATAAGCTTAGATCGATGGATGAGGTGATGTCTGTCGTGAGCTTACGTGCTTTAATTCTGAATG ACAATGAGATTGTTTCGATATGCAAACTTGATCAGATGAAGGAATTGAACACTCTTG TTCTTTCTCGAAATCCAATTCGCAAAATTGGCGATTCTCTGCTCAATATGAAAGCTATTACAAAG ctctctctctcaaacTGCCAAGTCCAGATTATTGGTTCTTCGCTCAAGTCTTGCACAGAATTGAAAGAACTCTGACTTGCTCACAATGACATTAAG ACTCTTCCGGCCGAGTTGGCTTTTAATAAGAAGCTTCAAAATTTAGACTTAGGAAAGAACTTGATCACGAGATGGTCAGAATTGAAG GTGCTACAGTCATTAGTTAGTCTGAATAACCTCAATCTACAAGGAAACCCTGTAGCTGAATATGATAAATTGGCAAAGAAG GTCAAAAATCTATTGCCAAACTTGCATATATTCAATGCTAGACCAATAGATAGAATCACCAAAAATGAGAAGGACAATATAGTTGATAAAGTTAATGATTCCTCAAATAATGCTGATGACACGATAAAAGTTCatatggaaaagaaaagagatggCACTAGAGAAACAAATGACAAACCCtcaaataaagaaattcaGTGGCGCAAAAGTGATTCTGCAGCagggaagaaattgaaaaagaagtcAAAAGAGCAAGAAAGGgagcttgatgctattaatgATGCAATGAACTCTGGAGGCATTGTGCCTGGTCGAAACAAAGATGGCGATCTAAATAGTTCTAGAGATGTTGATATGGAGAAAGATCTGAAgcggaagagaaagaaaaccaGTGAAAATCTCTCAAACAAAGACATTCAAGTTGACGATGATgataacatatttaaaaagaaacaaaagaaacagtCAAAGGAGAAACAAGGAGAACTTGACATTATTGACAATCGAGAAGCCGCTTTCACAGAGCTCTTCTCTGCCAATATTGCAGGAAATCCTGAATTTGATGGTGACAATATGGTTAATGAAGCTTCTAAATTCAACTCAGTTGATGGCTTAGTTACCTCTTCTgctaagaagaagaaatctaAAAACAGGGGTATGGGTCTGACAGTTCAATTGTCTCAGGAACCTGAAGTTGGATTGGGTGGACCATCAACTTGGGGTGATGAGTGA
- the LOC102620924 gene encoding receptor-like protein EIX2, producing MTSTIMRVSVAPLFLELFTSVTMINISFCIANSNVACIDSERQALLKLKQDLNDPSNRLASWNIGDGDCCAWDGVVCNNFTGHVLQLNLGNPDPNHGTGSKLVGKINPSLVDIKHLIHLDLSGNDFQGIHIPKYLGSLQNLRYLNLSGAEFAGVIPHQLGNLSNLHYLDLSKNFYELQVESFLWLSGLSLLEHLDLSQVDLSKSSDYLLTINSLPSLRVLKLSYCELHHFPSLSSANFSSLKALDLSGNHFNNSLFQYSSWVFGLRNLVFFDLGNNEFQGKIPIGLGNLTFLRRLDLSSNEFNSAIPGWLSKLNDLEFLSLRGNSLQGKISSMGLEKLTSIKTLDLSLNYELSGKIPTSFVRLCKLTSIDLSYVKLSQDLSQVLDIFSACDAYALESLVLRSCQCSGHLTNQLGQFKSLNRLRLGNNSLSGPLPSALGELTYLTDLDLSRNRLNGSIPLSLGQNLNLEYLDLSNNLLNGSIPLSLGKFSHLEYLDLSNNRMSGTLSENHFVNLTKLTSFSTSGNSLILQVNPNWVPPFQLDELLLRSCHLGPHFPSWLHSQKHLSDLDISNTRISDTIPRWFWNSISQYKFLNLSSNQIYGEIPNLDFDNRPSPLLPPSSGILDFSNNGFSGSIFHLICNGLKSISYLQLSKNYFSGDIPDCWMNWPGLGMLNLGNNNLTGSLPASIGTLSFLWSLNLRNNRLSGVIPASFQNCSGLVYLDMDENEFVGNIPTWMGERFSGLSILILRSNKFHGYLPIQLCRLTSLQILDVANNNLSGTIPRCISNFTAMATTDSSNLQNAISYVTMMDGTEAALDASVVTKGFMVEYDSILNLVRSIDISKNNFSGEIPMELTNLKGLQSLNLSHNFFTSKIPEKIGNMKSIESLDFSANQLSGEIPQSMSSLSFLNHLNLSNNHLTGKIPSSTQLQSFDSSCFAGNNLCGAPLPNCTGNNPLVPEDPNGNGNEDEDEVDWLLYLSLALGFVVGFWGFIGSLLVSRRWRYKYCHFLDGIMDEFGCFVRRCY from the coding sequence ATGACATCAACCATCATGCGTGTTTCTGTTGCCCCTCTCTTTCTTGAGTTGTTTACTTCAGTTACCATGATCAACATCAGCTTCTGCATTGCCAACTCTAACGTGGCTTGCATAGACAGTGAGAGACAAGCGCTTTTAAAGTTGAAGCAAGATCTCAATGATCCTTCAAACCGTCTTGCCTCTTGGAATATTGGTGATGGAGATTGCTGTGCATGGGATGGTGTTGTTTGTAACAACTTCACTGGCCATGTCCTTCAGCTCAACCTCGGAAACCCTGATCCTAATCATGGGACGGGGTCAAAGCTGGTTGGTAAGATAAACCCCTCTTTGGTTGACATAAAGCATTTGATTCACTTGGACTTAAGCGGTAATGATTTCCAGGGAATTCATATTCCAAAATATCTTGGTTCTCTTCAGAACCTTAGATACCTGAATCTCTCTGGAGCCGAATTTGCAGGAGTGATTCCTCACCAACTTGGAAATCTCTCTAATCTTCACTATCTTGATCTCAGTAAGAATTTTTATGAGTTACAAGTTGAAAGTTTTTTATGGCTATCTGGTCTTTCTTTGCTAGAGCACCTCGATCTGAGTCAGGTTGACCTTAGTAAATCCTCTGATTATTTACTCACGATAAACTCACTCCCTTCTTTAAGAGTATTGAAGTTGTCCTACTGTGAACTCCATCATTTTCCTTCATTATCCTCTGCTAATTTTTCCTCCCTTAAGGCCCTCGATCTTTCTGGAAACCATTTTAATAACTCTTTGTTTCAATATAGTAGTTGGGTTTTTGGTCTTCGTAATTTAGTCTTTTTCGATCTTGGTAATAATGAATTTCAAGGTAAAATCCCCATTGGACTAGGAAACTTGACATTTCTTAGACGTCTTGATTTATCTTCTAATGAATTCAATTCTGCAATACCTGGCTGGTTGTCTAAGCTTAATGATCTTGAGTTCCTTTCTCTTAGAGGTAATAGCTTGCAAGGTAAGATTTCATCAATGGGTCTAGAAAAATTGACTTCTATCAAAACTCTCGACCTTTCCTTAAATTATGAGCTTTCAGGGAAGATTCCAACATCGTTTGTACGGCTTTGTAAGTTGACATCAATCGATCTGTCGTATGTTAAATTGAGTCAAGACTTATCACAAGTTTTAGATATTTTCTCTGCGTGTGATGCATATGCACTAGAGTCACTAGTTTTGAGGAGTTGTCAATGTTCAGGTCACTTGACAAATCAACTTGGgcaatttaaaagtttgaacaGGCTTCGACTAGGTAACAATTCTCTTTCAGGTCCACTTCCATCTGCTTTAGGAGAACTCACATATTTGACAGATCTAGATCTTTCCAGAAACAGGCTGAATGGTTCCATTCCATTGTCTCTAGgacaaaatttaaacttagaATATCTAGATTTGTCCAACAACTTGTTGAATGGTTCTATTCCATTGTCTTTGGGAAAATTTTCACACTTAGAGTATCTAGATTTGTCCAACAATAGGATGAGTGGAACACTTTCTGAAAATCATTTTGTCAATCTAACAAAACTGACTTCATTTTCTACATCTGGTAACTCGCTAATCTTGCAAGTCAATCCGAACTGGGTTCCTCCTTTTCAACTCGATGAATTGCTATTGAGGTCATGTCATTTAGGGCCTCATTTTCCATCGTGGCTTCATTCACAAAAGCATTTGTCTGATTTGGACATATCCAACACAAGAATTTCTGATACTATTCCTCGTTGGTTTTGGAATTCCATTTCCCAATATAAGTTTTTGAATCTCTCTAGCAACCAAATCTACGGTGAGAttccaaatttagattttgataaCCGTCCATCGCCTCTTCTACCTCCCTCATCTGGCATACTTGATTTTTCTAATAATGGTTTTTCGGGgtccatttttcatttaatatgtAATGGGTTAAAGAGCATTTCTTATCTCCAACTCTcgaaaaattacttttctgGGGATATACCTGATTGTTGGATGAATTGGCCTGGCTTGGGTATGCTGAATTTAGGTAACAATAACCTTACTGGTAGTCTTCCGGCTTCAATTGGAACTTTAAGTTTTCTTTGGTCATTGAACCTGCGCAATAATAGATTGTCTGGAGTCATTCCTGCGTCATTTCAAAATTGTTCAGGTTTGGTATATCTTGACATGGATGAAAATGAGTTTGTCGGGAACATCCCAACATGGATGGGGGAGAGATTTTCTGGATTGTCGATACTCATTCTTCGATCAAACAAGTTTCACGGCTATTTGCCAATTCAACTTTGTCGTCTAACTTCTTTACAAATTTTGGATGTTGCAAACAACAATCTCTCGGGAACCATACCCAGATGCATCAGTAACTTCACTGCTATGGCGACGACGGACTCATCTAATCTACAGAATGCCATATCTTACGTTACAATGATGGATGGGACCGAAGCTGCGCTGGATGCATCAGTTGTGACGAAGGGGTTTATGGTTGAATATGACTCCATTCTGAATTTGGTAAGAAGCATAGACATTTCGAAGAATAATTTCTCGGGAGAAATACCTATGGAACTGACAAATCTTAAAGGACTGCAATCACTGAATTTGTCCCACAATTTTTTCACCAGCAAAATTCCTGAGAAAATTGGTAATATGAAATCAATTGAGTCCCTCGATTTCTCAGCGAACCAACTTTCTGGTGAAATTCCCCAAAGTATGTCAAGTTTGTCATTTTTAAATCACCTGAACTTGTCCAACAATCACTTGACTGGGAAAATTCCTTCAAGCACTCAATTGCAAAGCTTCGATTCATCCTGTTTTGCCGGCAACAATCTATGCGGAGCTCCACTTCCTAATTGTACTGGGAATAATCCTCTTGTACCTGAAGATCCAAATGGAAATGGAAACGAAGATGAAGACGAAGTGGACTGGTTGTTGTATCTAAGCTTGGCACTTGGATTTGTAGTGGGTTTTTGGGGTTTCATAGGTTCTCTACTTGTCAGCAGAAGATGGAGGTACAAGTACTGTCATTTTTTGGATGGCATTATGGATGAATTTGGCTGCTTTGTAAGAAGATGTTACTAG